CTTGAACGGCTATCGGCTGACCAACACGTCATCGCTTCACCTGATGCAGGGGCCGATCACCCTCTTCGATAGCGGCAGCTACGCGGGCGATGCGCGTATTGAGGACCTTCCTCCAGGGCAAGACCGGCTGATCAGCTATGCGCTCGATCTCAAGACCGACGTGGAAGCCACCTTCATAGGAGGCACACAGGAACTGGCGACGGTCTCCCTGAAGAAAGGCACGATGCTGGTGTCTCGCCGCCTGGTTGAGGACCGGACTTATCTCATCAAGAATCGTGACCAGAAGGCCAAGACCCTCTTGATCGAACAGGCCTATCGTGCCGATTGGAAACTGGTCGAGCCGAAAGAACCGACTGAACGAACCAGGGATATGTATCGGTTCAACGTCACGGTAGATTCAGGCAAAAGCGCCACCCTTCGCGTGAAGGAAACATTGCCGATCCAGGAATCTATCCTCTTGATGGAGAGCGGGATCGACCAGATCGCCTACTACCAGCAGGCGAAAGAACTCAGCCCAAAAGTCAAAGAGGCCCTGCAACGGGTGGTTCAGCTCAGGAGCAAACTCGACGACACCCGCGCGCAACGAAAGAGGCTCGAACAGCGTATCGGCGAGATCACCACGGAACATAGCCGCATTCGCGAGAACATGCAGCGGCTCCAGCAGAATTCCGATCTCTACAATCGATATGTGAAGAAATTGGACCTACAAGAGAACGAGCTGGAGAAACTCCGAAAAGACATCGAAGCCCTCAAGGTCACTGAAGAGGATCAGCGGCGGGAACTCCAGCATTATGTGATGAATCTCGACGTGGCGTAATCAATTCACGCAAAGAATCGTCTGACGTGATCGTCTGACACACAGCCGACGAGTTGATCACCGAAGGGCGAGACGATCAGGGGAACGCCGGCCTGGCCAGTCTCGTGCCAGGCCGTCTCCCATTCCTGAACGATGCGGCGACTTTCTTCAGCATCCCCATCGACAGCCGACTCCCCCGCCAACCACTGCAAGACCAACGGATCTGACAGGTCCAGTCCTTCACACCAGAAGGCCCGATAGGCCTGTCGTACGAATTCCATACCCCGACCGGCATCCTGCCTGAGCATCGACGCCGCCCACTCGATGGCCAATCTGGTATTCGGCTTGCCCAGCGGCAGGGAGATCGCGAGCCCAGGCGCCAATCGTTGAACCATCCTCACTTCGTGCGCTAGCTCCGCTCCCAACGTACCGCTCCAATGCGCCATCGGATTCGGTAGATGCGGCGCATGCTGTACACCCCGCCATACACAACGATCGAGCAGGCGCATCCCATAGAGCCGTTCATGCATCGCATAACAGAAGGGACAATTAAAATCGCTATAGAGGATGCTGACATTGGA
The genomic region above belongs to Nitrospirota bacterium and contains:
- a CDS encoding DsbA family protein yields the protein MSNVSILYSDFNCPFCYAMHERLYGMRLLDRCVWRGVQHAPHLPNPMAHWSGTLGAELAHEVRMVQRLAPGLAISLPLGKPNTRLAIEWAASMLRQDAGRGMEFVRQAYRAFWCEGLDLSDPLVLQWLAGESAVDGDAEESRRIVQEWETAWHETGQAGVPLIVSPFGDQLVGCVSDDHVRRFFA